The following proteins are co-located in the Colletotrichum lupini chromosome 4, complete sequence genome:
- a CDS encoding major facilitator superfamily transporter encodes MVNSSPSTSGTTTPTKDHIMSSQEVPAPANTSTTTASQPPPPSPPAQSAGDPEKKAGAPPAYSAFSPWRKRFILIVVTVAGCFGPLAGNIYLPALPTLENEFHASATAINVTVSVFMLTFAFGPLFWASFADWKGRRPLYIISLSIYIVANILLAAVPANYGALVFLRIVQAFGSAAVVSMGAGTVADVTPPKERAFAMSIFLLGPQLGPVLGPVIGGALTVASWRWIFGFLAIAGFVLWIINILMLPETLRARVGSGKLYSQSSFILFPPKLSSPLAPESERGPPPPKPTLLMYWRLFSYPPIGIVSFNTAMLYSTYFAIAVQLPTELADRYNWSSAGVGAGFIAVGVAMIAGSLIGGRFSDWRRARAVKASPDNTVDPENRLADQIWGVVVCAGGCAMYGWFVDISLHPAAVLVATFLTGFGMNWVFVATTAFLTECVAQQAAGAFALGNMLRNPGAAIAALVIPSLVSKMGSGWCFTGLALLDLVLVGSAVIVLRIKSPGWRAARKAKMAAMAAAKQGGPK; translated from the exons ATGGTTAATTCCAGTCCATCAACTTCGGGCACGACGACGCCCACTAAAGATCACATAATGTCTTCACAGGAGGTGCCGGCCCCGGCTAACACCAGCACTACCACCGCCAgccagccgccgccgccgtcgcctcCAGCCCAGTCCGCCGGGGATCCAGAGAAGAAAGCCGGTGCCCCGCCGGCTTACTCGGCCTTCTCGCCATGGCGAAAGCGCTTCATCCTCATCGTTGTCACCGTGGCCGGGTGTTTTGGGCCTCTGGCCGGCAACATCTACCTCCCTGCTCTGCCTACCTTAGAGAATGAATTCCACGCGAGCGCAACGGCCATCAACGTTACCGTATCCGTTTTCATGCTTACCTTCGCCTTCGGT CCACTATTCTGGGCCAGTTTCGCCGATTGGAAGGGCAGGAGACCACTGTACATCATCTCTCTCTCCATCTATATTGTTGCCAATATTCTTCTGGCTGCAGTACCAGCCAACTATGGCGCTCTTGTGTTTCTTCGTATCGTCCAGGCCTTTGGGTCTGCGGCCGTGGTGTCGATGGGCGCAGGCACTGTCGCCGAT GTCACTCCACCCAAAGAGAGAGCATTCGCAATGAGCATCTTCCTCCTAGGCCCTCAGCTCGGCCCTGTCCTCGGCCCAGTGATAGGAGGCGCGTTGACGGTGGCATCATGGCGCTGGATCTTTGGCTTCCTTG CCATTGCCGGCTTCGTGCTCTGGATCATCAACATCCTCATGCTTCCAGAGACTCTGCGCGCCAGGGTTGGCAGTGGCAAGCTCTACTCCCAGTCTAGCTTCATCCTCTTCCCCCCAAAGCTGTCTTCGCCCCTGGCACCAGAATCGGAGAGAGGTCCCCCGCCTCCCAAGCCAACTCTGCTCATGTACTGGCGTCTCTTCAGCTACCCACCCATCGGCATCGTGTCCTTCAACACCGCCATGCTCTACTCGACCTACTTTGCTATCGCAGTGCAGCTGCCCACTGAGCTCGCCGACCGCTACAACTGGTCCAGCGCAGGCGTCGGCGCCGGTTTCATCGCCGTCGGCGTCGCCATGATTGCGGGTTCCTTGATAGGTGGACGCTTCTCGGATTGGCGGAGAGCGCGCGCAGTCAAGGCGTCTCCTGACAACACCGTCGATCCCGAAAATAGACTTGCAGACCAGATTTGGGGTGTCGTTGTTTGCGCTGGTGGATGTGCCATGTACGGGTGGTTCGTCGACATCTCACTCCACCCCGCCGCCGTTCTAGTTGCCACTTTTCTGA CCGGCTTCGGGATGAACTGGGTATTTGTGGCCACGACGGCCTTTTTGACCGAGTGCGTGGCCCAGCAGGCCGCAGGCGCCTTTGCGCTCGGGAACATGCTACGGAATCCCGGTGCTGCCATCGCCGCCCTTGTGATCCCTTCTCTCGTCTCCAAGATGGGAAGTGGATGGTGTTTCACAGGACTCGCATTATTAGACTTGGTCCTTGTCGGGTCTGCTGTAATAG TACTACGAATTAAATCTCCGGGATGGAGGGCAGCCCGCAAAGCCAAGATGGCGGCGATGGCGGCAGCCAAGCAAGGTGGGCCGAAATGA
- a CDS encoding cytochrome P450, with translation MWPFVLDFVCFCYLTLSRAEEKEGRLLPSCRWSHLDPYAIHEEMLLFLLEVLLLGALLLGLVYYFLLLPPRYPQNIPAIPFWVALIPFFKDVDQSDIFRQYIDKPLRTHGAVKIFFGAQWNILVHRPSYLVEIFKDEDLYEKSGNQKKIPHSVLAEFLGDNIISARGDVWKNYRSVIKPGLQRNFDGEIIESNAVGLCRLLRESQKRAGSGGGGVAVQDLLQRYSVSNFTEAVLGTKLHALDRADAPINLLQTAVKREIFKPIFMSFPFLDRLPLKSRLAARRTVGLFKNELKRALQASHHMPMEKTSPLSDQSDDKLGQRMLDARASGMWDEKQLLDNLTVSFVAGQENPQLLMISSLYLLAKHPEAQEALRQEILSKDAKSSADLAKEDMPYLTSLIYECLRLFPPIGQLINRKAAETALLGGDVVIPKGTYVGYHCYSTNRCPTAWGPTADKFDPGRWGSSSEVIQQNYRRRRVRGEWISFHGGKRACLGEKFAMLEMGTTLIQLVREFSFALDPMWVDRKTPNFGADERLLVRFFSRPVPFILEHFGWF, from the exons ATGTGGCCTTTTGTCCTTGACTTTGTCTG CTTCTGCTACCTTACTTTGAGTAGGGCTGAGGAGAAGGAAGGAAGACTGCTTCCGTCTTGTCGATGGTCTCATCTTGACCCTT ACGCCATTCACGAAGAGATGCTACTATTTTTGCTAGAGGTTTTACTCCTCGGAGCGCTGCTCCTTGgactcgtttactactttcTTCTCTTGCCTCCTAGATACCCGCAAAACATCCCGGCGATACCGTTCTGGGTAGCCCTCATTCCCTTCTTCAAGGACGTTGACCAGTCGGACATTTTCCGTCAGTACATCGACAAGCCGCTGCGTACTCATGGAGCAGTCAAAATTTTCTTTGGCGCGCAATGGAACATCTTGGTACATCGTCCCTCGTATCTGGTTGAAATATTCAAAGACGAGGATTTGTACGAGAAGAGCGGCAACCAGAAGAAGATCCCACACAGCGTCCTGGCAGAGTTCCTTG GCGACAATATTATCTCGGCAAGAGGCGACGTCTGGAAGAACTATCGGTCGGTCATCAAGCCAGGCCTCCAGAGGAATTTCGATGGCGAAATCATCGAAAGCAACGCAGTCGGCCTGTGCCGTCTCCTTCGCGAATCCCAAAAGCGGGCAGGCagcggaggcggcggcgttgCTGTGCAGGACCTGTTGCAGCGGTATTCCGTCTCCAACTTCACCGAAGCCGTCTTGGGTACGAAGTTGCAT GCACTCGACAGAGCAGATGCTCCTATCAATCTCCTCCAGACGGCGGTCAAGAGGGAGATCTTCAAGCCCATCTTTATGAGCTTTCCATTCCTCGACAGGCTGCCGCTCAAGTCTCGCTTGGCGGCCCGACGCACTGTGGGCCTGTTCAAGAACGAGCTCAAACGCGCGCTGCAGGCGAGCCACCACATGCCTATGGAGAAGACATCACCCCTGTCAGACCAATCCGACGACAAACTCGGCCAGCGCATGCTCGATGCCAGAGCATCGGGCATGTGGGATGAGAAGCAGCTCCTCGACAACCTCACCGTGTCATTCGTGGCCGGTCAAGAGAACCCACAGCTGCTCATGATCTCGAGCCTGTATCTTTTGGCGAAACATCCT GAGGCGCAAGAGGCTTTGCGCCAAGAAATCCTTTCCAAGGATGCCAAGTCTTCAGCAGATCTGGCCAAAGAAGACATGCCGTATCTCACCTCGCTCATCTACGAGTGCTTGCGCTTGTTCCCTCCCATTGGTCAATTGATCAACCGGAAGGCTGCGGAGACGGCGCTGCTAGGCGGCGACGTCGTAATCCCAAAAGGGACATATGTCGGCTACCACTGCTACTCAACAAACCGATGCCCGACTGCGTGGGGTCCCACAGCAGACAAGTTTGACCCCGGACG GTGGGGATCATCCTCAGAAGTTATTCAGCAAAACTACCGCCGCCGTCGGGTAAGGGGGGAGTGGATCAGCTTTCATGGTG GCAAACGCGCGTGCCTCGGAGAGAAATTCGCAATGTTGGAAATGGGGACCACCCTGATCCAGCTGGTCCGCGAATTCTCCTTCGCTTTGGACCCGATGTGGGTTGACCGCAAGACTCCG AATTTCGGCGCTGACGAAAGGCTTCTTGTTCGCTTTTTCTCCAGGCCGGTCCCCTTTATCCTCGAGCACTTCGGCTGGTTTTGA
- a CDS encoding haloacid dehalogenase-like hydrolase yields MTPPKNVVFDVVGTLVTYEHLFEAIDERLGERLRARGIQPKLLGCCWLEVAEREYTYLSMSGRYVVFYKVFTALFYRCLHYAGIEDPRAFASDEDVDYLIGEWKSLRLREGAAECVAKLRAAGFTVWCFTAGDIARVGGYFSRGGVEMPVENLLSCDSSGLAKPTPEAYTPILKKLSADGCEPWFAAAHLWDASTAKTVGFKAAYCTALEGEALPEIFGEMDVVAETLPAMADRIIATYEK; encoded by the exons ATGACACCACCAAAGAACGTCGTCTTCGACGTAGTCGGCACCCTCGTCACATACGAGCACCTCTTCGAGGCAATCGACGAGCGCCTAGGCGAACGCCTCCGCGCCCGCGGCATCCAGCCAAAACTCCTCGGCTGCTGCTGGCTCGAGGTCGCCGAGCGCGAGTACACCTACCTCTCCATGTCGGGCCGCTACGTCGTCTTCTACAAGGTCTTCACCGCCCTCTTTTACCGCTGCCTGCACTACGCCGGCATCGAGGACCCGCGCGCCTTCGCGAGCGACGAGGACGTCGACTACCTCATTGGCGAGTGGAAGAGCCTGCGACTGCGCGAAGGCGCCGCCGAGTGCGTGGCGAAGCTCCGCGCCGCGGGTTTTACGGTGTGGTGCTTCACGGCGGGCGACATCGCCCGCGTCGGTGGCTACTTCTCGAGGGGCGGGGTCGAGATGCCTGTTGAGAACTTGCTCTCGTGCGATTCGTCTGGCCTGGCGAAGCCGACTCCCGAGGCGTATACGCCTATCTTGAAGAAGTTGTCTGCTGATGGGTGCGAGCCTTGGTTTGCGGCGGCGCATTTGTGGGATGCGTCGACGGCGAAGACTGTGGG ATTCAAGGCGGCATACTGCACTGCTCTGGAGGGAGAGGCGTTGCCAGAGATTTTCGGTGAGATGGACGTTGTGGCAGAGACGCTACCGGCGATGGCGGACAGAATTATTGCTACGTATGAGAAGTAG